In Halomonas alkalicola, the following proteins share a genomic window:
- a CDS encoding type II toxin-antitoxin system MqsA family antitoxin — MTAHQDMLCPICEAGTLTPQIAENEVTYKGHTRSLPLLMSVCQACGSEQASAQQTRDNKRTMLAFRKEVDGLLTGAELRALRDRLGISQAQAARLFGGGPVAFSKYENDDVAQSEAMDRLIRLAADVPQALRWLAQRAGDAELASAVTTQGFCDYLAAMGRYAQTVAVLSRSIDVQHRYSEPRQVIRLSRIGEDHGRWTQREETLVL, encoded by the coding sequence ATGACAGCCCACCAGGATATGCTCTGCCCCATCTGTGAGGCGGGGACGTTGACGCCTCAAATCGCCGAGAACGAGGTGACGTACAAGGGCCATACACGGAGCCTGCCGTTGCTGATGTCTGTCTGCCAGGCCTGCGGTTCCGAGCAGGCCAGTGCCCAGCAGACGCGCGACAACAAGCGCACGATGCTGGCCTTCCGCAAGGAGGTGGATGGCCTGTTGACGGGGGCCGAGCTGCGTGCACTGCGAGACCGCCTGGGTATCTCCCAGGCACAGGCCGCACGGTTGTTCGGCGGCGGTCCGGTCGCCTTCTCCAAGTATGAGAACGATGATGTGGCCCAGTCCGAGGCCATGGACCGCCTGATTCGACTGGCGGCGGATGTGCCGCAGGCATTGCGCTGGCTGGCACAACGTGCCGGGGACGCTGAACTGGCGAGCGCTGTTACCACCCAGGGATTCTGTGATTACCTGGCTGCCATGGGGCGCTACGCGCAAACCGTTGCCGTGCTGTCCCGTTCGATCGATGTCCAGCATCGTTACTCCGAGCCCCGGCAGGTCATTCGATTGTCGCGTATTGGTGAAGATCACGGCCGCTGGACCCAGCGCGAGGAAACCCTAGTGCTCTGA